The following is a genomic window from Aphis gossypii isolate Hap1 chromosome X, ASM2018417v2, whole genome shotgun sequence.
ACGTCCAGACCTATCGTAACGCGGCGGGTCAGAGTCGTTTACCCGGTGAAATATCGCTCGGGTACATGTGCACgtgaatgtaatattattattgtgacgcGATATTGTGTCGTATACACCTATAGgacattatgtaataattattattatcgcatGTGCTGCGTATTTAACGTTCGTCCgccgtgtttttttttttgttttaataacgcGGTGGCGATTAAAAAATCGAGTAATAACACGCGCACGGTCGCGTACACGCACACATACGTACAAAAGACACTAATCACACTAATCGCGGTACAACGGTGGTATACACAAAACGCGCGGCGGCAGCATCACGGAACACGACGCGGTGTGCgcacacaaaaaaatgttataatatcgaatacattttattattattattattattattattattactattatctaaataacaatatcacGACCGATAATGAAAACGAGTCTTCACCGCTGCTGCTGCGACGGAGTGTGTTGTGTTGTGTACTTGTGTTGTGTGTGTGCGGTGGCACACGGTTTGTCATAACAATCGagtggcggtggcggcggcggcggacggTGGAACGGAGGCGGACGGTGATAGCGTGGAGGTGACGAGAGGCCGAGACcacgccgccaccgccgccgccgccgcgccgATATTTCCGCGGCCCGGGTGGAGGTAGAAAAATCGAATACAAAAGCGGTTCGCGCGTAACgaacgtaatattttatcgatttgtCGTTTCGGCGCGCAATAACGTCCCCCCAAAACTACGACGTTATTACGAGTGTGAATTACCTGTATATACGGGTAAATGAGACGATGTGTAAAAAAAccgtttgtttatattttgtttgtttattcttTCATtccaataatacatataatatatgatgttatatagacgaaaatacaataatataaatgatattataatgatttaaaattatatattataatatataattcgcAGAgagtaaaatagtttttttgttttttttttttacaaatatataggtatatagtatatttaaaataaataataaaataataaaaaaaaaaaaattcacacatagtatataatatatattaaatgatatatataatatttaaaattataatgttggtGGTATTCGATGCGCGTGTACAATGCTAAACAAACGTCATACGAATCTTCGTAATAACTGCAGCGGTTTCCCCGTTCCCAGGTCAGTTGGCCGAGGACCACATTGCCAATCGGGAACCGCTCCTGGACAACGGTAACGGAATGGATTTCTTCGGGGTGCCGTTTgcgagcggcggcggcggcgaggaAACGGCCGTCAAGCCGCTGCCGGCGGACTGCCGCCTTACCGGTATTTTCGACACGATCGGCGAGTTGCTGAAGCTGCTGTTGGTGGGCGACGGCGAAGTCGACGACGTGGACGACGCTGACGACGAACAGCACGACGTCGCGGCGGCGGACGACTGCAGCGGCGAGGACAGCGACAGCCGCAGGGTGGGCAGCTTTGTGACGGGCGATTTGGGTTCGGCCGCGGAGGGCGGCGCGTCATCGACGTCGAcgcaaatgtttttaatgttgtttttattcttgttgttgttgttgttgttgttgtttagtAACACTCCGTTGCATTCGGTCTTTGCGACGTTTCCGCCGCTCGTGTCTTTACCGACCACCATTCCTGTTCCGTTCATCGTCGACGTGTCATCGACACACGGCGGGAATTTCGACTTGTCGGCGGCCAACGCGTTGTTGTTGCAATTATTGTCCTCGTCGTCCTCTTCTTCGTCCGACGAAAACGACGGCAACGACGCGTCTTCGATACTGGTCGTGGCGCCGACCACCACGTCTCGGCCGTCGTCCGCCACGAGCGCGGCCacggcagcggcggcggccgcCTCCTTGTGGCCGATTACTGCAGCAGTCTTCTCTGTCGCGACTGCATCGCCGCCGCCGATTACTGCAGCAGTCGTCGTTTCGGCTGCAGCTGCACCTGCACCGCTGCCGATCACTGCACCACCGCTGCCGATCACTGCACCACCGTCGCCGGCGCCGATTTCGACCGACGGTCGTTTCCCGAACGTCGACATTGGTGGCGGCGCCATGGCGGTCGTGGTGCACCAGTAATAGTCGTCGTCCACTCGGATTTCGCTGATCGGCGGCGCGGCGGTGGACGGCTTGGGCGGCGCGGCCGTGGACGGCTTAGTCGGCTCGGCACAGACAGCGACCGGAACCGACGTCGGTTCCGGTGCGGCTGCGGTACAGGCGACGGCTGCAGTGGCCCGCGTCACCGGAACAGTCGGAGGCGCTACCGGCGCGCTGTACttgcgcggcggcggcggtggcggcgggtTAGCGTGTTTCGGTTCGTCGCCGTTTTTCTGCACCGCGGGTTTTGCTACCGTCACCTGCAATGGTCTGctgccgccgtcgtcgtcgtcgacgtCGACCGTTTTCAAAGGCGGGACGGTCGCGTTTTTGTCGTCCGGCACCGCTTTGTCTTTTTCCGCTTTGACACCTTCGTCCTTGTCCGCCACCGCGTCTTTAACCGATTCCGCGGCTGCCTGCAGCACTGTTTTATCCTTCTCCGATGCAGCTGCCGCCACTGCCGTCACGTCTCTGTCGACGGTCACCGTCAACGCGGCGGTCGCGTCCTTGTCCGACTGCGTGCGGACGCTTTCCGACGGATTTACCGTGCAACACTGCACGCCACTGTCCGGTGACGACTGCGCTTCGGCGTCGGCGGCCGATGCACCGTACTCAAGAGTGCGGTAGCGCAACGATCCGCCGTGATTCCTGGCTGGCCGTTCGACTTCCGCGGTTTCGCTGACCGTCGTCACCGTACACGGAGAGCTCTGAACCGGCGGCGCCGCCTTTCCCGCGAGGACCGCGTCCACGCGGCCGCTTTCCACGTCGCCGTCCACGACGTCCTTTTCCGCGTCCACGCCACGGTTACCACTTTCGCCCCCTTTGAACACCGTTTGTCTCTGGTTCCACAGACGTTGAGCTTGTCCGCAGACGGTCGACAGTAAGCTCGATTTCCCACATTTCGCCGCACTGTCGTCCGCGCATTTTTCCGGTTTTCCCGGGGCCGCTTCCCCCTCGGTTTCCAGTTCGATGTGCAACCCGTACTTGCGGCTCAGCTCGACCAGGGAACGACTCAGATCCGAGGCTGGAGGTCTGCTCTGTTGTTGTGGCCCCTTATCAAACACCAACCGCAACGAGACCAATTGAtctatacaaacaataattcataaaacattaatttttttacaatataggtaggttaacatacatttatatttattatttattttatatttttttaacggcGAACCATCGATAATTAAATTCGCGTTATTGAAtcgcgatattataatattgggtTTAATCCATTCGAAATAGGTAAGCTTAATGCAACTTAGTTCGCAAAAGCTACGAAATAGACGTAAATCGTGGAAGGAGGACTAAAATGGGCTTATTCACCACCCAAAAGTTACAAAACTTAACTTCGtcagtatagtaaataatgttaatgcgtataaatttatacaacttGACCTCCCAGATTTATAACCATAAACACGCCAATGATAGGCGATACGAcgatgagtatattataataaatatattaacgatTGCATCGTCACGTCGACCGGCCACTTTTATTACCTAGCCCCAACGTCGTATATTGAGAATTATCAATTAACGGTGTTCTATGAATCGTGTTTCTTGTATTTgttgtatgatttaaaaaatctcaccattatgttattttcatatagGAAATGTATTCGCCTAAATgcaattacataaattttacaggcaaatattaaattctatttccatgtatattatattattatatataattaccaatCTAAGTTCTACTCATTACTTattagtcaataataataaatgaaaatcgttttaaaattacaatctaAAACAAAGTAAATAGTCTAAGTAAAAGCTCTTAAGCATAAATGTaattgtgtaaaattattaattaaaaattcccacactatacaaattatgaaGGTGTAAGGTAGAAAACTACAAATCATAACCAAAGCTCAGAAGTTCtaacactaaaaattaaaagaaaaagtaaGTTTAAGCGctttaatatgcattttaaaacacctaaattaatataaaaaaaaatatcaataaacattgaaaaatgtatgcaaattaaaactgttttatacatatattttttaatatgatacctattataggaatttactatttaagaaCTATAGGCATTTGGTCCAACTTTGGAACTTAAATACTTTGAATTCgataataaacaatacctTTAACattattcgaaaaataaataaattattgaaaataattgaaataaattgtctGCAGATGTGATCGGCAATGACAACCGATAATGTGCTTATGttctatttgaaaatcaaaataggtacaatatgttatcattcatggtttatatatttgtatactttactagaattgtaatgtttatatgttatatccTTAATCATATGAAAATATGCCTATAAGTCAGAAAAATAGGACTAGAAaccgtaaataataaatgcataaattagaaaaataaaatttctcatACCTACATCAGGAAAGTAtgaatcaaaattgtatttttttctgatattttatggtttatcaaaaaaaacatatatttactaGAAATCTCAAGCTCATaaccaattaaaaactaaacctataaaaactaattaagtataacatatagtatcatacatattaatttataaatgtaacaaagagataaatcataaaataat
Proteins encoded in this region:
- the LOC126551761 gene encoding mucin-5AC-like, translating into MWWPRPRWKSDIFTRFVLLLLFIITTITTKNSVMADEGQQHCGSSNMSAVVWTTFLCTMLLILAIVAIYFIYCKRREHDWSSLWWKSNSDKNLVLQTSAPVKNHQLKNGGTDNPAFSVDAYNSDCVTKKGLTRVVRVSSSSLSEGSLENELSLKEEDGKKIYMCKHNDGSKDQLVSLRLVFDKGPQQQSRPPASDLSRSLVELSRKYGLHIELETEGEAAPGKPEKCADDSAAKCGKSSLLSTVCGQAQRLWNQRQTVFKGGESGNRGVDAEKDVVDGDVESGRVDAVLAGKAAPPVQSSPCTVTTVSETAEVERPARNHGGSLRYRTLEYGASAADAEAQSSPDSGVQCCTVNPSESVRTQSDKDATAALTVTVDRDVTAVAAAASEKDKTVLQAAAESVKDAVADKDEGVKAEKDKAVPDDKNATVPPLKTVDVDDDDGGSRPLQVTVAKPAVQKNGDEPKHANPPPPPPPRKYSAPVAPPTVPVTRATAAVACTAAAPEPTSVPVAVCAEPTKPSTAAPPKPSTAAPPISEIRVDDDYYWCTTTAMAPPPMSTFGKRPSVEIGAGDGGAVIGSGGAVIGSGAGAAAAETTTAAVIGGGDAVATEKTAAVIGHKEAAAAAAVAALVADDGRDVVVGATTSIEDASLPSFSSDEEEDDEDNNCNNNALAADKSKFPPCVDDTSTMNGTGMVVGKDTSGGNVAKTECNGVLLNNNNNNNNKNKNNIKNICVDVDDAPPSAAEPKSPVTKLPTLRLSLSSPLQSSAAATSCCSSSASSTSSTSPSPTNSSFSNSPIVSKIPVRRQSAGSGLTAVSSPPPPLANGTPKKSIPLPLSRSGSRLAMWSSAN